The Prosthecobacter fusiformis sequence AGCGTGTTATCAGTGAGTCCAGAGCCCCGACATTCATCAAGGAACGTGCGATTTCCGTATCCAAGATGATTGTTGAGAGATGTTCGAGGCGAACACTCGGGGAGGCAGGATGGAAAGAATTGTGGCTATGAATTTTTGGACGGAGTTCTTCCTCTTCGATCCAACCTGCGTCAATCATTCCCTGAACGAGTCCTGATGGACCACCGACATGCTGAAGTAATTTCTCGGGTACATCCAGAGGCTTGCCTGGCTCAAAATCCCAATCCAACGGCCAGAAGTCAATCAGTACGCCTCCTCCTTCCACAGCCGCAGAGAATGCACTCTTCCAATTTTGAGTCATCCCCGAGGCCCATGCCTCCAGACCGGGAATTTCAGATTGGGATTGCGAAGTGACACGTATCCTGCCCGCATCTATTAGAACCAGCAGTTGATCCACTTCCCTTTCCCGCGAGGGTTGACGATCAGCGAGCTGTTTCATTTCCTCAAGCAACAGCCCAGGAATCTTTGGAGAGATGCTCAATTGAGCTTCGGATTTTTCCAAAACATCAAGCATGCCAAGACGATGCGCGACCAAGAGGGAGGTAATATCAAGGTGCAACTTCCAAGGGCTTGAAGGGGGAGGCTCGGAAAAATGATAGCGCCGTCCGTGTCTCAGGCGCGCACTCCACAGCCGTGTTGGAGCAGCAAAGTAATCACCATTAGCTGGCGGGCAGGCATCATGAACAATCGCACTGAGGGGATGTCCTGTCACATCAGCATAGGCATGAACATGAACGCGGCCTAGGCGGTAATGCTCCTCCTGTTCGGCCCGAACGCTTTGCTTCTCCCGCATTAGCTCGGAAACTTCATCCATGGTAAACCTTTTCATGGGCCCAGCGGGACTTAGTGCCGACTGCATCACTTCTGGAGCCAGCTCATCAGCCAGGTTGAGCTTGTTCGCTAAAATAAAAGTATAAGCGGCTGTGTGAGGCAGATGAATCTGCGGTGTTGCAACCGCAGCCCTGAATAACTGTCGGGCGAGCTGGATGTGAACAGCAGTGAGATGATCCGCCATATGCAGCAGATTCTGCGCGGGACACTCCCCTGTTTGAAGTACCCGTTGGGCAGCCTCAATCATGTGCAGATGATCGCCTGCCTCCTTGGATTTATTGAACCAAAGAAGGATGTTTTGTTGATTCGGATGCTTTTGAATGATCTGTTTGATCAGGCTCAGAGCAGTTTGGAAATCTCCCTTCTGAAAACAGGCTTCGCTCTCGATCTGCAGAAAGACATCGGAATTTTCATCATTCACGAGACTGCGATACTCGTTGAGAATACGCAGAGATTGTTCCCACTTTCCGGCTTCATTCAAGGCGGTCAATACCATCTCTAGAGTCCGCTTGCCAGGAAACTCACGCAGCAGCCTATCCACATGTTCAACAACGAATTCGGGGGAGTCTAACCTCACATGCATCTCGCATGCCGAAAACAGATCTGTCACTTTTCCAGAGTGCGTCCAAAGATCGACATAAGCTTTTAAGCATTCCTCTTTGCAGTCTCCGCGAAGGGCTGGCAATCTGAGGCTGAAGGCGAGCAGTTGAATGCGTTCTTCTTCATCTTCCGCCTCACTCAGAATAGTCCTAACAGTTTCTGTTTGTTGCAGGGCTCCTGCCAGTTGAATTCGGGAGAACCGCCAGCCTTTGGATGATTGCCCAATGCTAAAAGCCTCTTTGAATCGGTCCATCAACTCAGCGGCTTCGGCTTCTTTGCCTTGATGCTGATAAAGCTGTCGTAAAATTTCAACTGACTCAATCTCACCATTAGCCAGAATGGCATGGCACGTATTCTCTATTTGGACCAGATCCACTGGCAACTCCGCCAGTAAAGCCCAGTGGATAGAAAGAGATGAGCCCGGTTGTAGCGTTTGAATTTGGTGAAATATCGCCAAGCATTTTTCCACAGGGGCAGATCCCAGACTGGGATTGATTCGCGCCAAATTGCACCAGCATGCGAGAGACCAAAGAAGGTATCGCAATTGCTGTTCGGACCCCACATCCATTCGCGTGGCAAAATCTTCAAACAATTCTGCAGCTTTTTCAAAATGACGCACCGCCTCAGCCGTCGTGTAAACGCATTCCACAGCCAAGGGTATAGGGTAGGCTGAGGCAAGCCAAGCCGAGGCGTGTGGAGATATGGCACTGGCGTATTCAATCAGCGCCTTGGCTTCGAGATTCCCCAAGCTATGAGGCTCGCTTTCCAGCGCTAACTGGTTGGACTGGTGTGCTTTATCTAAATTTTTGAGCTTTAGGTAAGCCCAGGTCAGGCAGCTATGAACCGTGGTGGAACAGGGGAACGGGGCTGCCGGGTCCAAAGCGATACGTATAGCCTCCTCGTATTGTTCATCATTGACAAGCAGCAAGAGTTTCCATCGCCATTCCTGCTCAGTGACTGGACTCGGGTAGCTTTCCAGCATGGCTTTTTCGTTGCCTTCCGTGATCGCGATTAACGCTTCACTTGTCACAAACCGCTCATTTGGGCATTCAGCTTTAGCCTGTGACAAAAGGGTTTTTGCCCCAGCCGTTTTCGCCTGCCTGTTGATGACCGCGTGAATCAGTGCTCGATAGGCCTTGGCACGCGTGGAATGCTGAAGAACACTCCATACACTGGCATTCGCCATCAACGTCCTGACATCTTTTTCAGCCGCAGCGAAATGGCCTTCTGAAAGTTTCTTCTGGATAACTTTCAACCGCTCCTCCTTTTCGTTCCCTAGGTCAATGAAGAGCGCGCTGGCCTCTGAGTGCCTCAGGGACTGCGGGGCTGAGACAGGCGAAGAATCCAGCCCCCCCTCGTGGGTCTGCGACGCTTCTTTTTTAATCGATGCAACAGCCATACCAAGCCACTCTAGTGACAAGCCAAAAATCAAATCTTTGCCCTTGGGTTTCACCAGTGAAAGATGATCAGCATCAATGTCATGGATCCTACCCACATTTGGATTGGCCGAGGCGCGAGGAACGATCAATACCCGCGGAATAGGCATAAATCGCCCCCAAAAAGTCTGTCGCATTAGAGGGTAGCTTTCCGCGAAAGTCATGACTTCCACTGGATTGGCCCCGAGCCAGTTGAGAAACTGCTCATGTGCCAAGTCCAAGGCCTCTTCATTGCCTGTCATCTGGCGGACATGCTTCTGAGCCACGCGCAAAAACGACGCCATAGAAGCAATTGCTGATCCCCTGTGGGGGGTGCCACAGAAAATGATGCCCTTGATATTTTTGACAAGCTGGCTGTGTTTTGTGTCGGATGGGAGGGAGCCTCGCACCGCCAAGTCTTTGATTATAAGCCCTCCCATGCTGTGGCAAATAAAAATTATGGGACGTTCCCCAAGCTTGCTCAAGCCAAACTGGCTGACCAAATTGCGTGAGCGTTTTTCGATCAACATTCCAGGCTTGCCAACCACTGTAATTCCGGCTGAGTAACCCACGGACCAGATGCCACAGTCAGGCAATTCGGGACCTAGTTGTTCTGGCCAGAAAAAGTAATCAGAACTGCCCTTTTCCCCATAGGTCCAGGTGCTGTGGGAGGCACCATGCAGTCCATGGACGAACACGACGTCTGCAACACGGTCTGGATTCTCTGTATTGGCGATTGCATGCACGCCCTCTTCATCCCATTTCATATAATGCGATCAATCAGCTCTCAAAGGCTCGCAATTGCAACAAGGTCTTTTTAGGTAATTTATGATACCCCTATAGTTCCTATCATATGCGCACATTGTATTCAGGCAATCTCGGCGATCACGAAATCCACGTCCCCAGAAATCCTCTTTCTTCCTGCCGCAAATTTCTGACTGTAAATTTCCCACGCATTCCATGCCGTTGCCTGCGACCGACTTCACCAATGAGTGCTGCCGTTTCCTCTGAGACCTTCCGGCATCCCGGTAGGCATTACTTCAAAACGCTGGCAAGACTCGGATCGTATCACAATTGATGAAAGAAAGCGGATGCGTAGCTGGAAAAACTCGTGGCGGAAAAGGTGGAGGTGCATTGCAAGTACCGTTCGGTTCGAGTGGACTGTCCACTGGAGGGGGCTGGCAGTTGCCCAGGTGCTTCCTGCACACTCGGACCTCACAATCCTGCCAAAATCCTCCCTCTGTCTGTGGCCTCCCCAAACTTCTACTTCCACAACGTCCCGCCAACACATTCGGCCTGCATAGCCAGCTTCGCGAGAAGCTGACCTAGATGCTGAGGCGAGGGCTGTCCGGGTTGTGAGACTTTGCTGTGGGGGCAAGGTGAGCACGCAAGCCCTTCCGGGCCACATTCGCCATTTACCACCTTGCCCTGCTTGGGCCCATAGCCTTCCCTCACAAATACAAAATAGCCCCACACCCACCGTAGGAAGGGTAGCCATTCTGGGAAAGGAATGATGCTGTTCGATAACAGACTACAGCCAGGACTGACGTGAACGAACACTGTCAGCGATGCGTGCCCAAGCTACAGTCATTTTCTCCCCAAACCCCTACAAACCCTCTGCTGAAGTTGGCAAATATATGAAAGACCGGGTCATGTTTGTTCACCCACATTCTAATAGGTATCGCCAAAAGCACCATGGTTCATCTCATTCCTCGCCAAAAAACTTAATAGACTGTTGATTCAGCCATAGCTCTCCATCATATTCAAGGCATATGAATGCTTTGCCCAAAAGCCATTTGCCAGCGAAGAGAGTAGGCGTCTGGATCCGAGTTTCCACTGAGGACCAGGCCCAGGGAGACAGCCCCGAGCATCACCGCATCCGCGCTGAGCATTACTGCCAGGCGATGGGCTGGCAGATCGTCGAGACGTATGACCTTGCGGGAGTAAGCGGCAAGGAGGTGCTGGGCCATCCTGAAGCGAAGCGGATGCTTGCCGACGTCAAGCGCGGGCACGTCAAGTCGGTGGTGTTTACCAAGCTCGCCCGCCTGACTCGCAACGCCAAGGAACTCATGGAGCTTTCCGAATACTTCCGGCAGAACGACGCCGACTTGGTATCGCTCCAGGAGAACATCGACACGAGCACCCCATCAGGCCGACTCTTCTACAATATCGTGTCGGTGATGGCACAATGGGAGCGCGAGGAAATCGCGGATAGGGTCCGCAGCTCCATTCCGATCCGGGCGAAGCTCGGCAAGCCCATCAACGGCAAGGCACCCTACGGCTACGAATGGAAGGACAAGCAGCTTGTCGTCCAACCGGATGAAGCCCCAATCCGAAAGCTCATCCACGAGCTTTTCCTGGAGCACAAGAGGCTCAAGACCGTGGCCAGGATACTGAACGAGCGCGGATACCGTTCCCGCAACGGCAAGGAATGGTCCGACATGACGATCCGCTTCCAGATCCTCGACCCTACTGCCAAGGGAGTCTATCGCCGCAACTACACGCGAAACAATGGCAAGGGAAAGCCCTGGACGATCAAGCCCGAGGCCGAGCATATCTTCAATGCTGCTCCCCCAATCATCTCGGAAGAGCTATGGGATGGCTGCCATGCCCTTCTTGAAGGCAGGCGCATCACACGGAAAGCCCCCATGAAGAAGCCGGCCCACCTCTTTGCAGGATTCGTCCACTGCGGATGCGAAGGGCCGATGTATGTGCCTAGCAATTCGCCGAAATACACCTGTAAGAGCTGCCGCAACAAGATCCCCTGCTCCGACCTTGAGGATATCTTTCTTGATGAGGTGACCGGTTTCCTCGTGAATCCCGACCACATCCGGACCTATCTCTCCAAGGCAAGTGAGGCGGTAACTGAGAAGGAGCGCCTGCTCGAGGCCCACAAGAAGGAGATCGCGAAGCTCCGCGCCGACGCGGATAAGCTGGTCGATCTCTATACCGCTGGTGGATTCACCATCGAGCAATTCAAAGAGCGGCATGAGCCCATCGACGAGCGCAAGCGGCAGCTGAATGGAGAGCTCCCCCGCCTCGAAGCCCAGATCGATCTGCTGAAGATGGAGAGCGTCACGAGTGACGACATGATGAGGGAAGCTTCGGACATCGGAACCCGTTGGAAAGACATGAACGGTGACGAGAAGCGGCGGATCGTCGAGCTGATGCTGACCAGCATCGAGATCGGGAAGGGCGAGATGAAAATCAACCTCGTCCAGCTCCCTTCTTACCAAGAGACTGCAAATTGGCAAGACATGGCAAAAAGTACATGGGCACCGAGCGCACCACCTTTGTCATTGACCCTGAGGGCAAGATTAAAGCCGTCTTTCCAAAGGTGAAACCCGAGGAGCATCTGCCTCAAATTTTGGCTGTGCTTGAATAGGCTTTAAAACCTCTTGAGGGACATGCCTGCTGGCATCAAGGCCATTGCTGTTTATCGTGCCTCAGTATCCCGTTAAACTCATGAACCACCTTGATTTAATTCTCACTCTGACCGGCGGTCTCGCGGTCGCCTTGGCACTAGGTTTATTGACCCGGAAGATTGGCCTCTCACCCATCGTCGGTTACTTGCTGGCCGGTATCGTTGTCAGCCCGAACACTCCAGGCTTTGTGGCGCATAAAGACCTGGCCAAGGAGATGGCAGAGATCGGGGTCATCTTGCTAATGTTCGGTGTCGGTCTTCACTTTCATTTCAAGGAACTGCTGGCCGTGAAGCGCATCGCCATTCCCGGCGCCATCGTTCAGAGCGCGGTGGCAACGGGCCTCGCCATCGTCATCACCATGGGCTTCGGCTGGACTTGGCAGGAGGGTGCCGTGTTCGGCATGGCCATCGCTGTAGCCAGTACCGTCGTGCTCACCCGAGTCCTGGTGGATAACAATCATCTGCACACCCCTGTCGGTCACATCGCCATCGGCTGGCTCGTGGTGGAGGATCTCTTCACCGTCTTTGTCCTCGTGCTGCTGCCTGCCGTCTTCGGTGCACCCGCTGAAGGCGCAGAAGCCGCCGCCAGTGGCGGGCTCATCTGGGCGATGCTCTGGACCACGGTCAAAATTTGCGCCCTGGTCGCCTTCACCTTCATTGTCGGTGGTTGGGCCATTCCACGTCTGCTGGCCTACATCGCCCGCACAGGCTCACGCGAGCTCTTCACTCTCGCCGTTCTGGTCATCGCACTCGGCATCGCCGTGGGTGCAGCCAAGCTCTTCGGCGTCTCCATGGAGCTCGGCGCCTTCCTCGCCGGCATGGTCGTCGCCCGTTCGGAATTCAGCACCCGCGCCGCCACGGACGCCCTGCCGATGAAAGACGCCTTCGCCGTTCTGTTCTTCGTCTCCGTGGGCATGCTGTTTGATTTCAAAGCCATGCTGGATGCCCCCGGCCTAGTCCTGGCCACCATTGGCATTGTCATCATTGGCAAGCCCCTCGCTGCCATCGCCATCACCCTGCTGCTGCGCTATCCGCTTCGCACCGCTCTTTATGTGGGTGCAGTCCTGGCCCAGATCGGTGAATTCTCCTTCATCGTCGGCACCTTGGGTCGAAATCTGGGCGTGTTGTCAGATTCCGCCTTCAATGCCCTCGTCGCCACAGCCATCGTCTCCATCACACTCACGCCCCTGCTGTATCGCGGCGTCGCTCCCCTGGAGAGCCGACTGCTCCGCATCCCTTGGCTGGCCAAAATCCTCGCCCGTAACACCGAGCGAAAAGGCGATCCCTCCGAATACACCCAGGAACAGCATCACGCCATCATCATCGGCTATGGCCCCGTTGGCCAAACCGTCGTGCGCTTGCTCAAAGACAACGACATCGTCCCCGTCGTCCTGGAGATGAATGTGGATACCGTGCAGAAACTGAAGGCCGAAGGCATCACCGCCATCTATGGCGATGCCACGCACCCCGAAACCCTAAAACAGGCAGGCATCGATAAAGCCCGCGCGCTCATCCTCAGCTCCTCAGGCCTGGAGGGAAAGGATCTCATCAACGAGGCCCGCCGCATCAATCCAAAGATCCAGATCATCGCCCGCACCTCCTACCTGCGTGAAGCCCACCAGCTCACCAGTGCCGGAGCCGACAGCGTCTTCTCCGGTGAAGGCGAAGTCGCCCTCTCCATGACCGAATACATGCTGGAAAAACTCGGCGCCACCCGCGAACAAATCGACCGCGAAAGCCTCCGCATCCGCGAAGAATTCTTCACCACTCCCCGGGTGAAATGATATTCATCACAACCGTCAAATCATCGCTCTTATTCACGAAGCCCACACACGAAAAAGCCCCGCAAACGCGAGGCTTCATGAAGTGGCTACCCCTCAAGGACTCGAACCTTGAACAACAGAGTCAGAATCTGTTATGTTACCATTACACCAAGGGGTAGTGAATATGGGACGCGCAGTCTGGCACGGATTAGAAGGAGCGCAAGCGCAGGATGAATCTATTGGCAGAATCATCTCTCCGGCTCAAGATACCCCATGCTGCAGCGCCTTCTTTTGACCCTCCTCCTCCTGGCCATCACCGCCGGGTTCTTGGATCATAGGCAGAAGGCAGGCAGCTTTCAAAAAGTGGATCAGGCGTTCCTCGATTTCATGGTGGCCAATGCCCGGGAGAACTTTGATAAATCATTGCCCGATCATGATGGCGTGGTCCTGGTGGAATTGCGGGCCGAAGATCACGCCGAATACGCCTCCTGGCCGCCCCCGCCTTTAGACTGGCAGACACTCGTCCGAGGACTGCAAGAATACGATCCCGAGGTGTTGGTGATCGCCACACCCCTGAATTGGGGCCGGCCAACGCCCGACTTTGCCCCCGCTTTAGCGGATGCTTTGCTACCCTTCACCAGTGTGATCCTGGGGGTGGAAGCCCAACTGGCGGACGGCGAAACTTCAGCCCCTGCCTTCCTGGGGGATTTGGACAGCCTGTTGCCGCGTTTTATCCAGGTGGATGGCGATGCCAGCCGCGTGCCTTCATTAGCCAGCCTCATCACCGCACCGGATGCCGCCGTGCGTGCCTCCAGCGAGATGGGCCTCCTTTGCCTCCGGCAGGAAAAGGGAACACGGCGGCTGCCCTATGCCGTGAAGGACCAAGATGCATTCATCCCCACCCTGCTCGCTCAAACCCTGGCCCGGCATAGCCACAGCCCTTATTCGTCAGGCCATCGCCTGCATCTGGGAGCCGGAGCTGGGGCTTACTTGCAGGAAGGCCGCTATGTGCCTTTGCGACCAAGTGGCGAATTCATCGTTACACCCCAGGCAACCGTCCCCACCGTGAACGCGCTGCATTTGATGGCCGGCAGCCTGGCCGATGCCGTCAGCGATACCGAAAAAGCCCTCCTGGCCAAAGCCGACATCCTCGTTCTGGGCATCACCCAGGCAGAGTCGCTAGAAGGTCCCCCTTCCCTTCCCCGTTTATACGCCCAGGCCTTTCATCACCTGCTAGGGCTGCCTCGCCTGCAAAAACTGGGCTCATTGGGCCAATGGATCATCCAAATTCTCGCGGTTTTAGCAGCTCTGTGGCTCATCATGAGAGTGCCACCAGAAAAGGTACTCAAATCCGGTCTATTCCTCTTCTTTCTCGCATTCATCGGCGCTTACCTGTTGTTCCAGGCATCCTTGATCTCATTTTCACCGGTGCCTCCTTCCGTCATTTTAGTCTTAGGCATGCTGTTAGGCAGATTTTGGCGAAAGAAAGAGACCACAATCAGCCTCTCACCCTCGTCACCTGCATCGCAGGACACCGTTGCCACGTAATCCATAATTACCCTCAAGGGGTCACGCAAAATGCCGGACACTTTCTCCGAGCTTGCAGTTTCCTGACATGGCCCTAGCTTGAGGTTTCCCTCTGCTACTTTTTTAAACGAACACATGCGTTTCCGTAACCTTACCCGCCGCCGCGAGATCGGGGCCAACTGCTACCTTCTCGAGTCTGGCAAAAATCGTGTCGTCCTAGATGCCGGGATGCACCCGAAAGAGGTGGGTTTCGATGCCCTACCTGACTTTGGAGCCCTCCCCCATGACACGG is a genomic window containing:
- a CDS encoding recombinase family protein, producing MNALPKSHLPAKRVGVWIRVSTEDQAQGDSPEHHRIRAEHYCQAMGWQIVETYDLAGVSGKEVLGHPEAKRMLADVKRGHVKSVVFTKLARLTRNAKELMELSEYFRQNDADLVSLQENIDTSTPSGRLFYNIVSVMAQWEREEIADRVRSSIPIRAKLGKPINGKAPYGYEWKDKQLVVQPDEAPIRKLIHELFLEHKRLKTVARILNERGYRSRNGKEWSDMTIRFQILDPTAKGVYRRNYTRNNGKGKPWTIKPEAEHIFNAAPPIISEELWDGCHALLEGRRITRKAPMKKPAHLFAGFVHCGCEGPMYVPSNSPKYTCKSCRNKIPCSDLEDIFLDEVTGFLVNPDHIRTYLSKASEAVTEKERLLEAHKKEIAKLRADADKLVDLYTAGGFTIEQFKERHEPIDERKRQLNGELPRLEAQIDLLKMESVTSDDMMREASDIGTRWKDMNGDEKRRIVELMLTSIEIGKGEMKINLVQLPSYQETANWQDMAKSTWAPSAPPLSLTLRARLKPSFQR
- a CDS encoding cation:proton antiporter translates to MNHLDLILTLTGGLAVALALGLLTRKIGLSPIVGYLLAGIVVSPNTPGFVAHKDLAKEMAEIGVILLMFGVGLHFHFKELLAVKRIAIPGAIVQSAVATGLAIVITMGFGWTWQEGAVFGMAIAVASTVVLTRVLVDNNHLHTPVGHIAIGWLVVEDLFTVFVLVLLPAVFGAPAEGAEAAASGGLIWAMLWTTVKICALVAFTFIVGGWAIPRLLAYIARTGSRELFTLAVLVIALGIAVGAAKLFGVSMELGAFLAGMVVARSEFSTRAATDALPMKDAFAVLFFVSVGMLFDFKAMLDAPGLVLATIGIVIIGKPLAAIAITLLLRYPLRTALYVGAVLAQIGEFSFIVGTLGRNLGVLSDSAFNALVATAIVSITLTPLLYRGVAPLESRLLRIPWLAKILARNTERKGDPSEYTQEQHHAIIIGYGPVGQTVVRLLKDNDIVPVVLEMNVDTVQKLKAEGITAIYGDATHPETLKQAGIDKARALILSSSGLEGKDLINEARRINPKIQIIARTSYLREAHQLTSAGADSVFSGEGEVALSMTEYMLEKLGATREQIDRESLRIREEFFTTPRVK
- a CDS encoding CHASE2 domain-containing protein, producing MLQRLLLTLLLLAITAGFLDHRQKAGSFQKVDQAFLDFMVANARENFDKSLPDHDGVVLVELRAEDHAEYASWPPPPLDWQTLVRGLQEYDPEVLVIATPLNWGRPTPDFAPALADALLPFTSVILGVEAQLADGETSAPAFLGDLDSLLPRFIQVDGDASRVPSLASLITAPDAAVRASSEMGLLCLRQEKGTRRLPYAVKDQDAFIPTLLAQTLARHSHSPYSSGHRLHLGAGAGAYLQEGRYVPLRPSGEFIVTPQATVPTVNALHLMAGSLADAVSDTEKALLAKADILVLGITQAESLEGPPSLPRLYAQAFHHLLGLPRLQKLGSLGQWIIQILAVLAALWLIMRVPPEKVLKSGLFLFFLAFIGAYLLFQASLISFSPVPPSVILVLGMLLGRFWRKKETTISLSPSSPASQDTVAT